A stretch of DNA from Cannabis sativa cultivar Pink pepper isolate KNU-18-1 chromosome X, ASM2916894v1, whole genome shotgun sequence:
TTGAaactatttgtttattttaaaattatttgggtaaattagatattaaacagataaaaatattaatgtgttatgtaaGATTAACATAACATAAATATGTCCCTCAACTTTTAAAGCATTtgatgtaaaaaaatatattagttaCAAAGCATTTGATATAACTAATATGAACTTTTAatattctctattttaaatcaTTTGATGTGCGTGCTCTTAGATTAACTCAATTTTGATCCAATAGTTATAATGACTACGATAATTACGGGACCATTTCGTGGTGGGACAAAATCCACTCTCTATATATAATGTTGTTAGACAATAACAGTGAGTCTAGGGGTGGCAATTCGTGTTCATAGGTCGTGTTGATGTTGTGTCCAAACTTTGGTAGGGAAATTTGACAAACCATGCTAAAATATTAGCCATGGTGTTTAGTTATGCCACCCccctaataattttttaactatacttttcttttttttttaacgcAAAAATACCCTCTCctcaaacccaaaaaaaatctcacattcatctctctctctctctctctctctctctctctctctctctctctctctctctctctctctctctctctctctctctctctctctctctctctctctctctctctctctctctctctctctctctctcgacaATCCCAAAGGAAACAACTCAACCCCAGCCGGACCTTGAACGAAGCTCAGCAAGTCATCCACCACAATCAACAAAGCAATGGGTAAGtattttttatacaaaataatgttatttttgattgtATTGTATGGATCTAAAAATTGTTAGTTGTATTTTTTCGTTTTTGTGTCCTTGAAATGGAGATAGAGTTTGTTTCGAAAACTgtgttttttgggttttttcgaTTTTGAGTGATATTGTACGATTTTTTATGCGATGCCAACAGAAATCAAAAGTTAGGGATGACTTTCATTCTTTTTGGCAATAATAAACGATGTTCTTgcaattttttgcaatttttttggTTTGAAAATTTGTGTGCGATATCTTTGCAGCATATACGattttgcttattttttttttattttctttttctgttttttgtgcAACATGATGCGATATTGTTCATTTCTTGTGCGATTATTGTGCAATATTATGCtgattttttctatttattttcatatttatgtgcatttTTTGGGACAGATTCAACTGTATTTGTGTCTATACTGTATGATGATGTTTGGGTTGTGGGGGGTTTCAACTATGTATTCGATATCCTAAAAGGTAAGACGTTGATGTTTGAGATTGACACTACATTGAAAAAGGTGTGTGAAGTGTTGCATGAGGAGTTGGATGTGGACCCATTGGTGTATGAACTAAAATTAGAAGTTTGTTACATGTACATGAAAGGCACTAAGTTTCCGCTGGAGATTTTAGTGAAAGATAGCCAACAACGAGTGTTCTTGAGCATGGAGGCAAAAATGAGTGGACAACTTGTTGCCACTATGTGTGACTAAGGTGAGGAAAAATGTGAATTTGGAGCCTACTCCCTAAAATGTAACCCCTCAAAGTGTTGTTGGGACCTTTATCCTAGAAATTGATCTAGGGGTTAGCTTGAATGAGCAACTTCCTACTAATATAGATTATCATAGAGCTGATATCGCATTTGATCATTCAGATGAGTTTGATGCTCCCTTTTACAACAATAATCTTGTGGTAGATTTGGGTGGGGATGATGATGTGGCTATAGAGGTACCGtttgattatattttactaggatctagatttactaacaagtatgtttattaacatcctaaatatgaatttctaaagtAATGGAATTTAAAGACATATAAAATTTGagtaaccttacattgattgcaatgGAATATACTGATTCCTCCCACTCAGAACTCTAACCCTTGTTCATTTTTGTTgcggagtattatcaagatctaagtccgattctccttcaggtatttggattcttcacagtcttacacactatgattgagtactagacttgctatgggtgggcatgcactcactCACTAATGGCTCAAAATTTTATGAAGAACATTATAAGAGATTttgaaattagaagaagaagaaagaatggAGGTCTCAAAACTCTAGTTGTCTAACAGAATGTAAACTAGGTTATGAGagattagttggataatgagaccatcatattcttttatactaattcacttagggttatgattaaattatatagaataaaaatgataaaataataacaaattaaaCCCTATAGTGGCTGGCCATGAGATGTACCCCACTAGTtataattttaccattttttaaccatttatctattatttcacaaatgttatattttccaattttataaatgtcaaaatttctaatttcttaatcttttctAGTAATATATTGTGTTggtgtattttatttgttttataatgGAAGAcacaagaaaaattatttttattcacatagacatatacacataaatttaaatatatatatatacttgcttatttattttaataatggaTACatgtatattttagtgtaaatctaaaaatgagtatatatatatttacatatatgtatagtggtttgatttgtatataaatgatgatggaaatagattattattagagATTAAGAAATaatagtctttttttatttttttctatgaaatattaaataatttatcattaaaaaaaataaccgatccaaaataaccaatccaatccgcactattgcgaaTTAGATTGAATTGAATTTAAACTGCTATGCGGAtcagattggatccaaaatataaaattcacacttagtgcggattagatgttgtttgaccaaaaaaatgCGAATTAGATCAAATGAACAACCCTAATTTAATTCATGTATATGAAACCTTGTCATCGCTTGCGCTATTACTTCCTCTTAAAATTTAATCTTGTCTCTACCCTTATTTatgtaagaaaaataatttacatataataaatataataaatctaAAAAGTATATACTCATATATTATTTTCCAATTAAGTGtctcaacttaaaaataatctGTTTAATAAATGAGATAGTCTTATAACTTGAAAATGCCTCAAATTCATTTAAGACAAATctaaatctatttatttaatgtgAATTTCGTGTCTTTGTACAGAACTAGTGAATATTCGGTGGATAACAATTTAGAGCAACGTTCacatcaaaaaagaaaaagaaaattagagcCACAAGAGTTAACAAGTACTAATTCAAGTATataaaaatctagatttaacgGTGGAGATCCTTTTGATTAATCAAGATTCAACACCACCAAAtccttaataatttattatgtattCTACGAAAGAAGAGTGATTGGTTTTCAATTTCATACCACAACAACAGCACACTCCCACGTGGAATAATCGTAAACCACATCCAAACATCCTGACTCCACAATATATATCCTCTTCCATCGTTCCACGGCCCCTACGGCCCATGGGCCCACCCTCTAAGAAGAGCTCACTCTCTCCATATTATCCACATCTACTTCGCTCCCCTGAAAGCCACCAGATTttttagagagaaaagaaaaaggaaaaccaTATACATGatttagagagagaaaagagggaCAAGGTAAATGGAAATGGAGAATCAAACATATCATATGGGTTTTTAGCTATTTTCACTCTTTCTCTCACTAAAATGCTTTCTATAAGCTCAGAAATGGCACTTCCCCAACTCATTCCTTCTTCaccttcctcttcttcttttacCCACTACAAACCCACCTTAAACCCCAATGCTCTTCTTTCATCttccttaaaccctaactccaTATTCAAATCCTCCCTCCTCCTCCGCCGCCGTCGGAAGTCCAACGGCCTCCGTTGCTCTTCCTCTTCATACCCGGAGAGGAACTACACGAACTCACCAAAGTCGGACGATGTGGTTGAGCTCCCACTCTTTCCTTTACCATTGGTACTCTTTCCCGGGGCCATTCTCCCTTTACAGATCTTCGAGTTCCGTTACCGTATGATGATGCACACACTGCTCCAGACCGACCTCCGATTCGGCGTAATTTATTCCGACGCCGTATCGGGAACAGCCGACGTTGGCTGTGTCGGCGAGGTCGTGAAGCACGAGCGACTCGTCGATGACCGATTCTTCTTAATCTGTAAAGGCCAGGAGCGGTTCCGAATCGGCAACATCGTCCGTACGAAACCCTATCTGGTGGCGGAGGTTACTTGGCTAGAGGACAGGCCATCTCCAGACGGCGAGGAGGATTTGGATTCGCTGGCGAACGAAGTGGAGTCGTATATGAAGGACGTGATTCGGTTGTCGAATCGGCTAGGTGGGAAGCCAGAGAAGGAGGTTCAGGACCTGAGGAGGAACCTTTTTCCAACGCCGTTTTCGTTTTTCGTTGGGAGCACCTTCGAGGGCGCCCCGAGAGAGCAGCAAGCCTTGCTCGAATTGGAGGACACGGCTACCAGACTCAAGCGGGAGAAAGAGACCTTGAGAAACACTCTCAATTACCTATCGGCAGCTTCGGCGGTTAAGGACGTCTTCCCCTCGACGTGATTTCAACGGCGGAACACCACACCAAGCCACGTTTCAGGTTAGATATAGTATACATAAACGTCAATGGAAGCAAAGAAGGGAAGCAGACTTAGTGGTGTTATAAGTTGAGAGCTTTGCACTTGGGAGGGGAAGTTGTACATTTTGATGTGTAATATGATTTGGCTTGGCTCTATGACAACATCTTTGTTTCTACCATTtgaatctttttttttctcatatatACTCAATGAACAGAGTTAACACAATTGGAAAGACAATTGGGAATATTACTTCTTGATTATTACAAAAGGTCTGTTGAGCATAGTTTTGTTAATAGGGAATACTTACACGTTGATCGGGTTTGTTATGATGTTTAGATTAATTAATGTGTTCCAAACTTCAAATTGAGAAAAATGTTGTACTATTAATGAATGACAAATGTgataaatttcttaattttacaAACCAGAACAAGGGGGTATATGGGCATTTAAATCCCAGTGAGGAGGTGTGTGCTGTTATGTTGGATTTGGAGATGATTTGTGTGTAGTATTACATGCCTGTGGCTGTGTGGCTATAAGAGACACCAATGGAAACCATTCCAGAAATATGTGTAAATTGTTTTTATCTAAAAGGaaaatttcattatttattCTAATAATACAAGGCTCGGAAATTTCGATTGTTACACAACAATAGCGAGCTCGACTGCTCGAATGTATAACTCATTTTCAACGtaaatatacataataaataaataaatactccCAATTTTTAGATTTGGAAGATAAATATTCTACAACAtggtacatataatattttctcaCCATTAAAATGGAGAAACTTTAGAGGACCCAACCTTCAACAAGGGATCCCCACTGAGCTGGCTTCGCAAAGTTGCTTCTGTGTTCAAGCGCTTCTGTTGTTGAGTTACTAGCAGCAGTAGTACTCTGCAATCAATGTGATAGCTCGCTCAGTTCATTACATAACATAACAAACCCAAGATAGCGTCTTGAATTTATAGAGAAAAATCAGTTTGATCTAATGATACTTACTCTAGCAATAATAGAGTCAccaatgaaaaatcaaagatgagataatataatatgataCATACCTTAAGGCATTGATTCCTTTGAATATCACATATGGGATAATCGTGGGGGCAACAGTGAATACGGTCCTTACAGCAAACAGCAGAATTGAGGCCACAGCATTTCCATGACAAGCATATTCCAAAGAAGCTATGAGCGCAACAACAGGTTTCTCCCACTCCACACCGAGAGAACAGATCGCATTTAGTTGGACCCGGTGCTGGTGATGGCGGCGGGTTGGGGCTAGTCTTGGTCGGGTATGAAGCTAGCATGTTAATACCACATATTCCTTGAGAATTCCCATTGTTACGCTCTATGTGGATATAACCATCCATTCCCCATTGTCTTCCCCACGAGTTCTTCACAATCCAATAGTCCACTCCATTTTGTGAATCGTAACCTACGATCAACACCGCATGGTCCAAAGAGGTTGAACAAGGGCCTTTAAAAATCCCCTGCCAAATCAAACAAGTAGAAATACTCGTCAAAATGTATCTATTTATGACAATACATTTTGTATTTCAAGTCAACACAATTGCAATTCGATATGTTTCGTGTTTTTGAGTCAACACGATTACGATAAGATACGATTATGCTTAACACATATACGATACGATTACATAACATGTCGGAAAATATAAACACAAACAGGTCGTGTTTATAAACAGGTGAACCCATAAATTATTTAACACAATATTTAAACATGACCATATTAGATTGGTATAATCTTATCCAACACATATTGTGGacttatttataaattactacaaaaaaataaacagagACAAGTAGGTCCGTTTAACCCATATCACACCTAT
This window harbors:
- the LOC115701311 gene encoding uncharacterized protein LOC115701311, whose protein sequence is MLSISSEMALPQLIPSSPSSSSFTHYKPTLNPNALLSSSLNPNSIFKSSLLLRRRRKSNGLRCSSSSYPERNYTNSPKSDDVVELPLFPLPLVLFPGAILPLQIFEFRYRMMMHTLLQTDLRFGVIYSDAVSGTADVGCVGEVVKHERLVDDRFFLICKGQERFRIGNIVRTKPYLVAEVTWLEDRPSPDGEEDLDSLANEVESYMKDVIRLSNRLGGKPEKEVQDLRRNLFPTPFSFFVGSTFEGAPREQQALLELEDTATRLKREKETLRNTLNYLSAASAVKDVFPST